A genome region from Gigantopelta aegis isolate Gae_Host chromosome 3, Gae_host_genome, whole genome shotgun sequence includes the following:
- the LOC121390759 gene encoding caveolin-1-like has translation MADLDLVNRDPNNINDHIKVAFEDVLGEPDGAHTIDCVWINSYKCFNCWKSLCYTISTLLCGICIAAEWGCEFASIAFYHVWVITPCFKVLELNCGICQKLYGLCIHCCLDPFFEACGLCFAAFKK, from the exons ATGGCCGATCTTGATTTAGTAAACCGGGATCCCAACAACATCAATGACCACATTAAG GTGGCGTTTGAAGACGTGTTGGGTGAGCCTGACGGCGCCCACACCATCGACTGTGTGTGGATCAACTCGTACAAGTGCTTCAACTGCTGGAAGAGTCTATGCTACACGATCAGCACCTTGCTGTGTGGGATCTGCATCGCCGCCGAGTGGGGTTGCGAGTTCGCCTCCATCGCCTTCTACCACGTGTGGGTGATCACACCCTGCTTCAAGGTCCTCGAGCTCAACTGCGGCATCTGCCAGAAGCTCTACGGACTCTGTATCCACTGCTGTCTCGATCCGTTCTTTGAAGCATGTGGTCTCTGTTTTGCGGCCtttaaaaaatag